A DNA window from Camelina sativa cultivar DH55 chromosome 13, Cs, whole genome shotgun sequence contains the following coding sequences:
- the LOC104736021 gene encoding thermospermine synthase ACAULIS5-like, whose amino-acid sequence MGEAVEIMFGNGFPVIHKDTSPIQTLHSNQQDCHWYEETIDDDLKWSFALNSVLHQGTSEYQDIALLDTKRFGKVLVIDGKMQSAERDEFIYHECLIHPALLFHPNPKTVFIMGGGEGSAAREILKHNTIEKVVMCDIDQEVVDFCRRFLTVNSEAFCNKKLELVIKDAKAELEKREEKFDIIVGDLADPVEGGPCYQLYTKSFYQNILKPKLTPNGIFVTQAGPAGIFTHKEVFTSIYNTMKQVFKYVKAYTAHVPSFADTWGWVMASDKEFDVDVNEMDRRIEERVEGELMYLNAPSFISAATLNKTISLALEKETEVYSEENARFIHGHGVAYRHI is encoded by the exons ATGGGTGAAGCCGTAGAGATCATGTTCGGTAATGGGTTCCCGGTGATTCACAAAGACACATCACCCATTCAAACCCTTCACTCCAACCAGCAGGACTGCCATTGGTATGAAGAAACCATCGATGATGATCTCAAGTGGTCTTTTGCCCTCAACAG TGTTCTCCATCAAGGAACTAGTGAGTACCAAGATATTGCTTTATTGGACACCAAACGTTTCGGAAAG GTGCTTGTGATCGACGGCAAAATGCAAAGTGCAGAGAGAGATGAGTTTATCTACCATGAATGTTTGATTCACCCGGCCCTCCTCTTCCATCCCAA CCCCAAGACTGTGTTTATAATGGGAGGAGGTGAAGGTTCTGCTGCAAGAGAAATACTAAAACACAATACGATCGAGAAAGTTGTCATGTGTGACATTGATCAG GAAGTTGTTGATTTTTGCAGAAGATTTCTGACCGTTAACAGCGAAGCTTTTTGTAACAAGAAGCTTGAACTTGTGATCAAAGATGCAAA GGCTGAAttggagaaaagagaagagaagtttGATATCATAGTGGGAGATTTAGCTGATCCAGTGGAAGGTGGACCTTGTTATCAGCTCTACACCAAATCCTTCTACCAAAACATCCTCAAACCCAAGCTTACCCCTAACGGCATTTTTGTCACCCAG GCTGGACCAGCAGGAATATTCACTCACAAGGAGGTCTTTACATCAATCTACAACACCATGAAGCAAGTCTTCAAGT ACGTGAAGGCTTACACAGCACATGTGCCATCATTTGCGGACACGTGGGGATGGGTGATGGCATCAGACAAAGAGTTTGACGTTGATGTTAATGAAATGGACCGAAGAATCGAAGAGAGAGTTGAAGGAGAGTTGATGTATTTAAACGCTCCTTCGTTCATCTCTGCTGCTACTCTCAACAAAACCATATCTCTAGC GTTGGAGAAGGAGACAGAAGTCTATAGTGAAGAGAACGCTAGGTTCATTCATGGTCATGGTGTGGCGTACCGGCATATTTGA
- the LOC104736020 gene encoding mechanosensitive ion channel protein 9-like, translating to MAEKRVSNGEEVVINVSDKEESKGSAASPSFNPLPSPEADAGTEKSKPMPISIPPPDIYKFGGSVHKPPKTPSPNTGGLVRRKSISRSVYSKSKSRFGEQQSFRYDHTREENGGSLREQFGAASSFARSSFDRASPNNKSNRSIASAAALSRVDEDETDENEEIYKKVKLHRRKRSRMTPLALLELVLFFAILATLVVSLTVDKVNKHTIWGLELWKWCVLVMVTLSGLFLTNWFMHIAVFLIEKNYLLKKKVLYFVHGLKKNVQVFIWFGLILIAWVFLFDEDDKHSRKTKKFLDFITATIVTLLVGSVLFLVKTFALKVLASKFNVRNFFERIQESVFHQYVLQTLSGPPLIEEAENVGRVPSTGHLSFTSTKNGKVKDKKVIDMGKVHRMKQEKVSAWTMRVLIEAVGTSGISTISSTIDEVNDKKEKTDKEITNEMEAVAAAYDIFNNVAKPNQNCIEEDDLLRFMIKEEVDLVLPLIDGAADTGQITRKAFTEWVVGVYLNRKTIGHSLNDTKTAVKQLDKLISGILTVVTLIVWLVLLDIASTKILLLLSSQFLGLAFMIGSTCKNIFESFVFVFVMHPYDVGDRCVVDGVMLLVEEIDLFTTVFLKIDNEKVFYPNSVLISKPISNYYRSPDMGDYVDFGIAFSTPAEKIATLKEKIKEYLVANPQHWYPEPLVMVRSIENVNKLVLNILVQHTINFQVYVEKSLRRTALIIAIKRILEDLEIDYTLLPQDVRLTGQN from the exons ATGGCAGAGAAGAGAGTCAGTAACGGAGAAGAAGTTGTTATTAATGTTTCAGATAAAGAAGAGTCAAAAGGCTCAGCAGCATCTCCTTCTTTCAATCCATTGCCTTCACCGGAAGCAGATGCGGGGACTGAGAAATCCAAACCAATGCCGATAAGCATTCCACCTCCTGATATCTATAAGTTTGGTGGTAGCGTTCATAAGCCGCCTAAAACCCCAAGTCCCAACACTGGAGGTCTAGTTCGGAGGAAGTCTATTTCGAGGTCAGTTTACTCCAAGTCAAAGTCAAGGTTTGGGGAACAACAGTCTTTTCGATACGATCACACTAGAGAGGAAAATGGTGGATCCCTTAGGGAACAGTTTGGTGCTGCTTCATCATTCGCAAGGAGTTCTTTTGACAGGGCTTCCCCTAATAACAAATCTAATAGGAGCATTGCGTCAGCAGCAGCACTTAGTAGAGTTGATGAGGATGAAACGGACGAGAATGAGGAAATCTACAAAAAGGTTAAGCTACACCGACGAAAGCGTAGCCGGATGACACCTCTTGCTCTGCTTGAGTTGGTACTGTTTTTTGCCATTTTGGCCACTTTGGTTGTGAGTTTAACAGTTGATAAGGTGAACAAGCATACCATTTGGggtttggaactttggaaatGGTGCGTGCTTGTGATGGTGACACTCAGCGGCCTTTTCTTGACGAATTGGTTCATGCATATTGCGGTGTTCCTCATAGAAAAGAACTATCTACTCAAGAAAAAAGTGTTGTACTTTGTGCACGGTTTGAAGAAGAATGTTCAAGTCTTCATTTGGTTTGGCTTGATTCTGATTGCTTGGGTATTTCTGttcgatgaagatgataaacACTCACGTAAGACCAAGAAGTTTCTCGACTTTATCACTGCGACTATAGTCACTCTTCTCGTCGGGTCAGTCCTTTTCTTGGTGAAGACGTTTGCCTTGAAAGTTCTTGCTTCAAAGTTCAACGTCAGAAACTTCTTTGAGAGGATTCAAGAGTCTGTCTTTCACCAATACGTTCTCCAGACTCTCTCGGGACCTCCGCTTATAGAAGAGGCCGAGAACGTTGGTCGCGTGCCAAGCACGGGACACCTTAGCTTCACGAGCACCAAGAATGGAAAAGTGAAAGACAAGAAAGTGATCGATATGGGAAAGGTTCACAGGATGAAACAAGAGAAGGTTTCTGCCTGGACAATGCGTGTTTTGATAGAAGCCGTGGGAACTTCAGGTATCTCAACCATATCTAGCACTATAGATGAGGTCAAcgataagaaagagaaaactgATAAAGAGATAACAAATGAGATGGAGGCTGTGGCTGCTGCTTATGACATCTTCAACAATGTTGCTAAGCCTAACCAAAA TTGCATAGAAGAAGACGACCTATTGAGGTTCATGATTAAGGAAGAGGTTGACCTTGTACTCCCATTAATAGATGGTGCTGCTGACACCGGACAAATCACACGCAAGGCTTTTACAGAATGGGTG GTCGGTGTATACCTAAATAGGAAAACAATAGGACATTCACTGAACGACACAAAAACAGCGGTTAAGCAGTTGGACAAACTTATATCTGGAATCCTGACCGTTGTTACATTGATCGTTTGGTTGGTACTTCTGGATATAGCATCGACcaagattttgttgttgctcTCCTCACAATTCCTGGGTCTTGCTTTCATGATCGGAAGCACTTGCAAGAATATCTTTGAATCCTTTGTGTTCGTCTTCGTGATGCACCCTTATGACGTCGGTGACCGTTGCGTTGTCGACGGTGTTATG TTGTTGGTTGAAGAAATAGATCTTTTCACGACCGTGTTCCTCAAGATTGACAACGAGAAAGTGTTCTATCCAAACTCGGTTTTAATATCGAAACCAATAAGCAACTATTACAGAAGTCCGGATATGGGAGATTATGTCGACTTCGGCATCGCATTCTCAACACCGGCCGAGAAAATCGCCACTCTCaaggaaaaaatcaaaga ATACTTGGTGGCAAACCCACAACATTGGTATCCAGAACCCCTGGTGATGGTGAGGTCGATTGAGAATGTGAACAAGCTGGTATTGAATATACTGGTCCAGCACACCATAAATTTCCAAGTATACGTAGAGAAGAGTTTGAGAAGAACCGCGCTGATCATCGCAATCAAGCGGATTCTCGAGGATCTTGAGATCGACTACACTCTCCTTCCTCAAGATGTTCGTCTCACTGGTCAAAACTGA